The following are encoded in a window of Rhizophagus irregularis chromosome 4, complete sequence genomic DNA:
- a CDS encoding uncharacterized protein (SECRETED:cutsite_ASA-LQ; SECRETED:prob_0.8797); SECRETED:SignalP(1-23), with product MIKPNKYFVFVISLSLMFNVASALQTTWDCTSKTTARLTDARWSVDSNNAPVITVTYQGPDPIQAIDKFMISPSHYWDLEHAYYIYAIDPIFMNGYSSDMFNGTNSSTYVGSNPHTMQIPYDPRNLPPSGTEVMVSSGVYHSCHRDNDDSELACAYCGWAVFRNIP from the coding sequence ATGATAAAGCCAAATAAATACTTTGTTTTCGTAATATCCTTATCTCTTATGTTTAACGTAGCTTCCGCTCTACAAACAACCTGGGATTGTACAAGCAAAACTACTGCTAGACTTACAGATGCTCGATGGAGTGTTGATTCTAATAATGCGCCTGTTATTACCGTCACCTACCAAGGACCAGATCCTATCCAGGCCATCGATAAATTCATGATTTCCCCTTCGCATTATTGGGATTTAGAACATGCCTATTATATATACGCCATTGATCCTATCTTCATGAACGGTTATAGTAGTGATATGTTTAATGGTACAAACAGTAGTACGTATGTTGGAAGCAATCCACATACCATGCAAATACCTTATGATCCTCGCAACCTTCCGCCATCTGGAACAGAAGTTATGGTCTCATCAGGAGTCTATCACAGCTGTCATCGCGATAATGATGATAGTGAATTAGCGTGCGCATATTGTGGGTGGGCTGTATTTCGGAATATTCCATAA